One Pseudomonas sp. HOU2 genomic window carries:
- a CDS encoding energy transducer TonB, whose product MGNVQTAASAQEVLWRQAPSGELVDLGRPHRVPLGQLRLQRVPKGILSRRETILLGVLALLVHGAVIYWINQHPTPALPIVPPEIPPMTIEFSRPAPPAPLVVEPPPPAPVVEPPPPVEDELAVKPPPPKPIPKPKPKPVAKPVPKPAPKAVEQPPAPPQPAAPVAAPAPPAPPAPAPVTPASANAAYLKNPAPEYPSLAQRRGWEGTVMLRVHVLANGKPGEIQIQKSSGRQQLDDAALNAVKQWSFVPAKQGDVAQDGWVSVPIDFKIH is encoded by the coding sequence ATGGGCAATGTCCAGACCGCCGCCAGTGCACAGGAGGTGCTGTGGCGCCAGGCACCGAGTGGCGAATTGGTCGATCTCGGCCGGCCCCATCGTGTGCCGCTGGGGCAGCTGCGGTTGCAGCGTGTGCCCAAGGGCATTCTGAGCCGCCGTGAAACCATTCTGCTCGGTGTGCTGGCGCTGCTGGTGCACGGCGCGGTGATCTACTGGATCAACCAGCATCCGACGCCGGCATTGCCGATCGTGCCGCCGGAAATTCCACCGATGACCATCGAGTTTTCGCGGCCGGCGCCACCCGCGCCACTAGTGGTCGAACCGCCGCCACCGGCACCGGTCGTTGAGCCACCGCCGCCGGTTGAAGACGAGTTGGCGGTGAAGCCGCCGCCACCCAAACCGATTCCCAAGCCCAAGCCGAAACCGGTGGCCAAACCGGTGCCGAAACCGGCACCCAAAGCCGTTGAACAACCACCTGCGCCGCCGCAACCGGCAGCCCCAGTCGCAGCGCCAGCGCCACCTGCACCACCGGCTCCGGCTCCGGTAACGCCGGCCTCGGCCAACGCCGCGTATTTGAAGAATCCGGCGCCGGAATATCCATCGCTGGCCCAGCGTCGCGGCTGGGAAGGCACGGTGATGCTAAGGGTGCACGTATTGGCCAATGGCAAGCCCGGTGAAATTCAGATTCAGAAAAGCAGTGGTCGGCAGCAACTCGACGATGCAGCACTCAATGCCGTCAAGCAGTGGAGCTTCGTGCCGGCCAAGCAGGGTGATGTCGCCCAGGACGGCTGGGTCAGCGTGCCCATCGATTTCAAGATTCATTAA
- a CDS encoding ABC transporter substrate-binding protein yields the protein MNLPFKRVFNLFAIPALAGLLAFNAQADELKEIRIAVPDLSAGTQHSGGGVVDVLRDQQIFEKAFADQGIKIQWSFFKGAGPVINEAFANGQVDLAYLGDLAAIIGKSNGLDTRLLSASARGVKQYLGVVPGSGIKTLQDLKGKRVAIFRGTATQLSFDAALASQGLSEKDLKVINLDFSGAVAALAAKQIDASWGSSGLTALQAKGLAELPLNTKDLGGAGSVQSVLVGTGKFVDGHPEVVAKLLKAQQQAVEWLTQDSNKDAYVQLVSGLASYPPVILTQDLQDQKLSEVFPSTLDPVFLGKLQDSVDLAAQQKLIRKPFKVSDWVAPELAAAKL from the coding sequence ATGAACCTTCCCTTCAAACGAGTCTTCAACCTGTTTGCCATCCCGGCGCTGGCGGGCCTGCTGGCGTTCAACGCGCAGGCTGACGAACTCAAGGAAATCAGGATCGCCGTGCCTGACCTGAGCGCTGGCACCCAGCACAGTGGCGGCGGTGTGGTGGACGTGCTGCGTGACCAGCAGATCTTCGAAAAAGCCTTCGCCGATCAGGGCATCAAGATTCAGTGGAGCTTCTTCAAGGGCGCCGGGCCGGTGATCAACGAGGCGTTTGCCAACGGTCAGGTCGATCTGGCGTATCTGGGCGACCTCGCGGCGATCATTGGTAAATCCAACGGTCTCGACACACGTTTGCTCAGCGCCAGTGCGCGTGGGGTGAAGCAATATCTGGGCGTGGTGCCGGGCTCGGGGATCAAGACCCTGCAGGATCTGAAAGGCAAGCGCGTGGCGATCTTCCGTGGCACCGCCACGCAGTTGTCGTTTGATGCGGCGTTGGCCAGTCAAGGCTTGAGCGAGAAGGATCTGAAAGTGATCAATCTCGATTTTAGCGGGGCGGTTGCGGCCTTGGCGGCGAAACAGATCGACGCGTCGTGGGGCAGCTCAGGGCTGACGGCACTGCAAGCCAAGGGGCTGGCTGAATTGCCGCTCAATACCAAGGATCTGGGCGGCGCCGGCAGTGTGCAATCGGTGCTGGTCGGCACCGGCAAGTTTGTCGACGGGCACCCGGAGGTCGTGGCAAAACTGCTCAAGGCGCAGCAGCAGGCCGTGGAATGGCTGACCCAGGACAGCAACAAGGACGCTTACGTGCAACTGGTGTCCGGGCTGGCGAGTTATCCACCGGTGATCCTGACCCAGGACCTGCAGGATCAGAAACTCAGCGAAGTGTTCCCATCGACGCTGGACCCGGTGTTCCTCGGCAAATTGCAGGACTCGGTGGATCTGGCGGCGCAGCAGAAGCTGATTCGCAAGCCGTTCAAGGTCAGCGATTGGGTGGCGCCTGAACTGGCGGCGGCCAAGCTTTAA
- a CDS encoding LysR family transcriptional regulator, with the protein MDLRQLRYFIALNEHRSFVRAADAMGITQPAFSRSIQGLEQEFGCVLVDRGNKDLRPTPEGQVVLQHALTLVQGAALLSAEVTQMTKLDAGELHFGCGPAPAVKLVPDAVAQFINAHPKVRTCFQVDNWEKLSRALSREEIEFFIADIRHFEADPNFQTQALTPKRGVFFCRPGHPLLAKESLSTNDMFDYPLATTLIPPGIRKLLANLSGRIDFSPTIETEHFPALVKVVLQSNAIGVGTEEAFVEDIAQGSLALLHWRNLPQNLESMNARCGIVSRTGFRLSPAARAMIETLVAVDKQAISVAV; encoded by the coding sequence ATGGATCTTCGCCAGTTGCGCTACTTCATCGCCCTCAACGAACACCGCAGTTTTGTCCGTGCGGCGGACGCCATGGGCATCACCCAACCGGCATTCAGCCGCAGCATTCAAGGGCTGGAGCAGGAGTTCGGCTGCGTGCTGGTGGATCGCGGCAACAAGGATCTGCGCCCCACGCCCGAAGGCCAGGTGGTGCTGCAACACGCGCTGACCCTGGTGCAGGGCGCAGCGTTGCTCAGCGCGGAAGTGACGCAGATGACCAAGCTCGATGCCGGTGAACTGCACTTCGGCTGCGGCCCGGCCCCGGCGGTGAAACTGGTGCCGGATGCGGTGGCGCAATTCATCAACGCGCACCCGAAAGTGCGTACCTGTTTTCAGGTGGATAACTGGGAAAAACTCAGCCGCGCGCTGAGCCGTGAAGAGATCGAATTCTTCATCGCCGACATCCGCCATTTTGAGGCCGATCCGAACTTCCAGACCCAGGCCCTGACACCCAAGCGCGGGGTGTTTTTCTGCCGCCCCGGGCATCCGTTGCTGGCCAAGGAAAGTCTGTCGACCAATGACATGTTCGACTACCCGCTGGCGACCACGCTGATCCCGCCGGGGATTCGCAAATTGTTGGCGAACCTCAGCGGCCGGATCGACTTTTCGCCGACCATCGAGACCGAGCATTTCCCGGCGCTGGTGAAGGTGGTGCTGCAATCCAATGCGATTGGCGTGGGCACGGAGGAGGCATTCGTCGAGGACATCGCCCAGGGTTCGCTGGCGCTGCTGCACTGGCGCAACCTGCCGCAGAATCTGGAGAGCATGAATGCGCGCTGCGGGATCGTCAGCCGCACCGGGTTTCGTTTGTCGCCGGCAGCACGAGCGATGATCGAGACGTTGGTGGCGGTGGATAAGCAGGCGATCAGCGTCGCGGTTTGA
- a CDS encoding alkaline phosphatase family protein, producing the protein MSNPQNPVRNVLYIMCDQLRRDYLSCYGHPHLHTPNIDRLAAAGVRFSRAYTQGTICGPSRMSAYTGRYVSSHQVAWNAVPLPLEELTIGDYLRPHGIRTALVGKTHATANVDALQRLAINPDSAQAEVLNEVGFEPYFRHDGIFPDDPLFDDKRESAPYTHYLREQGFDGRNPWHDWANAAEGENGEILSGWHMRHAHLPARIPEQFSETVYTTNRAIDFITEQGEKSWCLHLSYIKPHWPYIVPAPYHALYSTKSILEAVRATPSEASKHPVYTAFRQHEESLNFSRDSVRLNVIPTYMGLIKQVDDQLGRLFDFLQSNGRWDDTLIVFTSDHGDFLGDHWLGEKEFLLEQAVGVPLIVRDPRAAADITRGTVDERLAETIDALPTFLQALGLPGAEHRLEGRSLIPLLHGENPDWRRYAISEYDYAFQAPARERLGQPIDRCRMTMVRSERWKYLAYDGFQPQLFDLLNDPQELRDLGEDPAYAAVREEHAGYLFEWVRGLKRRTTISHQEIDVRGQRFRYGEPETEKVVQIGVW; encoded by the coding sequence ATGTCCAACCCGCAAAACCCCGTGCGCAATGTGCTGTACATCATGTGCGATCAGCTGCGCCGCGATTACCTGTCCTGCTATGGCCATCCGCATCTGCACACGCCGAACATCGATCGCCTGGCCGCCGCCGGCGTGCGCTTCAGCCGTGCCTACACCCAGGGCACGATTTGCGGGCCGTCGCGGATGTCGGCCTACACCGGGCGCTACGTCAGCAGCCATCAGGTGGCGTGGAACGCCGTGCCGTTGCCGCTGGAAGAACTGACGATCGGCGACTACCTGCGCCCCCACGGCATCCGCACCGCGCTGGTCGGCAAGACCCACGCCACGGCCAACGTCGATGCCTTGCAGCGTCTGGCGATCAACCCGGACAGCGCGCAGGCCGAGGTGCTCAACGAGGTCGGTTTCGAACCGTACTTCCGCCACGACGGAATCTTCCCCGACGACCCGTTGTTCGACGACAAACGCGAGTCCGCACCCTACACCCATTACCTGCGCGAGCAGGGTTTCGACGGGCGCAATCCCTGGCACGACTGGGCCAACGCCGCCGAAGGCGAGAACGGCGAAATCCTCAGCGGCTGGCACATGCGTCATGCCCATTTACCAGCGCGAATTCCCGAGCAGTTCTCAGAGACTGTCTACACTACAAATCGAGCCATCGACTTCATCACCGAGCAAGGTGAGAAATCGTGGTGTTTACACCTCTCTTATATCAAACCGCACTGGCCCTATATCGTACCGGCGCCATACCACGCCTTGTACAGTACGAAATCGATTCTCGAAGCGGTCCGCGCGACGCCCTCCGAAGCCAGCAAACACCCCGTATATACGGCGTTTCGTCAACATGAGGAAAGCCTCAACTTCTCTCGTGATTCAGTACGATTGAATGTAATCCCCACCTACATGGGCCTGATCAAGCAGGTGGATGATCAACTCGGGCGGCTGTTCGATTTTCTGCAGAGCAACGGACGTTGGGATGACACGTTGATCGTGTTCACCAGCGATCACGGCGACTTTCTTGGCGACCACTGGCTGGGCGAAAAGGAGTTTTTGCTGGAGCAAGCGGTTGGCGTGCCATTGATCGTGCGCGACCCGCGCGCCGCGGCGGACATCACCCGGGGTACGGTGGATGAGCGGTTGGCGGAAACCATTGATGCGTTGCCGACGTTTCTCCAGGCACTGGGCTTGCCGGGCGCCGAGCATCGGCTGGAAGGACGCTCGCTGATCCCGCTGTTGCACGGCGAAAATCCCGATTGGCGCCGCTACGCCATCAGCGAATACGACTACGCCTTCCAGGCGCCTGCGCGTGAGCGACTCGGTCAGCCGATCGACCGTTGCCGCATGACCATGGTGCGCAGCGAGCGCTGGAAATACCTGGCGTACGACGGTTTCCAGCCGCAACTGTTTGACCTGTTGAATGATCCGCAGGAGTTGCGCGATCTGGGTGAGGATCCGGCGTACGCGGCGGTGCGCGAGGAGCATGCGGGGTATCTGTTTGAATGGGTGCGCGGATTGAAGCGGCGGACCACGATCAGTCATCAGGAGATTGATGTGCGTGGACAGCGGTTCCGCTATGGCGAGCCGGAGACCGAGAAGGTCGTGCAAATCGGTGTGTGGTAG
- a CDS encoding aryl-sulfate sulfotransferase: protein MLPGKTALALLLSSVVLSSTAFAAPSVYPTGVTRYDPNKAFNQYVIFSGADKQTHLIDMNGNAVKTWPQAGFPSAIIDPQLVGGERGHVLLQLSDKEPGKLGSAGNGLGNQSVGELDWNGKVVWQWGDKAPGGAAQQHHDQRRLSNGNTVVLANKVHQVKGFKVPEVIDDAIYEVSPDGQVKWQWLASEHLNEFGFTPEQLKLVRASDNPDYLHINNLSVVGPNKWFDAGDKRFNPDNLLLDSRNANFIAIIDKHSGKVVWRLGPNLPLINPKTAQKLPRPVDQFVGQHDAHIIPAGLPGAGNLLVFDNQGSAGYPNVTLGLISGSRVLEIDPVKNEIVWQYSAANSKQPGWAFYSSFISSARRLPNGNTLIDEGMNGRFFQVTASGENVWEYVSPYLGKAPGSDAISNWVYRALPVSYDWVPAGTPRSETAVIAPTSAVQQTSASR, encoded by the coding sequence ATGTTGCCAGGCAAAACCGCTTTAGCGCTGTTGTTGTCCAGCGTGGTACTCAGTAGCACGGCGTTCGCCGCGCCCAGCGTGTACCCCACCGGCGTTACCCGCTATGACCCGAACAAGGCCTTTAACCAGTACGTGATCTTCAGTGGCGCCGACAAGCAGACGCACCTGATCGACATGAATGGCAATGCAGTGAAGACCTGGCCGCAGGCGGGTTTCCCGTCGGCGATCATCGACCCGCAACTGGTCGGTGGTGAGCGCGGGCATGTGCTGCTGCAACTCAGTGACAAGGAACCGGGCAAGCTCGGCTCGGCCGGCAACGGTCTGGGCAACCAGAGCGTCGGCGAACTGGACTGGAACGGCAAAGTGGTCTGGCAGTGGGGCGACAAGGCGCCCGGCGGTGCGGCGCAACAGCATCATGATCAGCGCCGGTTGAGCAACGGCAACACCGTGGTGCTGGCGAACAAGGTGCACCAGGTCAAAGGCTTCAAAGTGCCCGAGGTGATCGACGATGCGATCTATGAAGTCAGCCCCGACGGGCAGGTGAAATGGCAGTGGCTGGCCTCGGAACACCTGAACGAATTCGGCTTCACCCCGGAGCAATTGAAACTGGTGCGCGCCAGCGACAACCCGGATTACCTGCACATCAACAACCTCAGCGTGGTAGGGCCGAACAAGTGGTTCGACGCCGGTGACAAGCGCTTCAATCCGGACAACCTGCTGCTCGATTCCCGCAACGCCAACTTCATCGCGATCATCGACAAACACAGCGGCAAGGTGGTCTGGCGCCTCGGTCCGAACCTGCCGCTGATCAATCCGAAAACCGCGCAGAAACTGCCGCGACCGGTGGATCAATTCGTCGGCCAGCATGACGCGCACATCATCCCGGCTGGGTTGCCCGGCGCAGGCAACCTGCTGGTATTCGATAACCAGGGTTCGGCGGGGTATCCGAACGTCACCCTCGGGCTGATTTCCGGTTCGCGGGTGCTGGAAATCGACCCGGTTAAAAATGAGATCGTCTGGCAATACAGCGCGGCGAATTCGAAGCAGCCGGGGTGGGCGTTCTACAGCTCGTTCATCAGCAGCGCGCGACGTTTGCCCAACGGCAATACGCTGATCGACGAAGGCATGAACGGACGGTTTTTCCAGGTCACGGCCAGCGGTGAAAACGTCTGGGAATACGTCAGCCCGTATCTGGGCAAGGCGCCGGGCAGCGATGCAATCAGCAACTGGGTCTATCGCGCGTTGCCTGTGAGTTACGATTGGGTGCCGGCGGGTACGCCGCGTTCCGAGACCGCCGTGATTGCCCCGACATCGGCAGTGCAGCAGACCAGCGCCAGTCGTTAG
- a CDS encoding LysR family transcriptional regulator — protein MHIDLRQLRHFIALAEQRSFVAGAQAVNLSQSAFSRSIQALEHSVGCQLIDRGRKELPPTKQGQVLLEHARRLVSGAQQMANEISQFNGLEAGELRFGCGPAPAAGLIPRAIGAFIGRYPKARVQFQVDDWQSLSKRLLSEEFEFFVADTRHFEADPDYLTHRLRPRKWHFCCRAGHPLTAFERVSAEQLMSYPLAVSIRPPNLRKVIVDLSGRPDFTPNVECENSSSLLSVVLRSEAIGIVGAYSDALHQAKGELVCLRIEGLADDLEELYTRYGIVSRAGYRLSPLAEAMIEQIKAIDAVGEEVCSLENLAV, from the coding sequence ATGCATATCGACTTGCGCCAACTTCGACACTTCATCGCCCTCGCCGAACAACGCAGTTTCGTCGCTGGCGCGCAGGCGGTGAACCTGTCGCAGTCGGCGTTCAGCCGCAGCATTCAGGCGCTGGAACACAGCGTTGGCTGCCAGTTGATCGATCGCGGGCGCAAGGAACTGCCACCGACCAAGCAAGGCCAGGTGCTGCTCGAACATGCCCGGCGACTGGTCAGCGGCGCGCAGCAGATGGCCAACGAGATCAGCCAGTTCAATGGCCTGGAGGCCGGCGAATTGCGCTTCGGTTGCGGCCCGGCGCCGGCAGCCGGATTGATCCCGCGCGCGATCGGCGCGTTCATCGGGCGCTACCCGAAAGCGCGGGTGCAATTTCAGGTCGATGACTGGCAGAGCCTGAGCAAACGCCTGCTCAGTGAGGAGTTCGAATTCTTCGTCGCCGACACTCGACACTTCGAGGCCGATCCGGATTACCTGACCCATCGATTGCGCCCGCGCAAATGGCATTTCTGCTGCCGCGCCGGGCATCCCTTAACGGCATTTGAACGCGTCTCGGCCGAGCAACTGATGAGTTATCCACTGGCGGTGAGCATTCGCCCGCCGAACCTGCGCAAGGTCATCGTCGACCTCAGCGGTCGCCCGGATTTCACGCCGAATGTGGAATGCGAAAACAGCTCAAGCCTGCTCAGCGTGGTGCTGCGTTCGGAGGCGATCGGGATCGTTGGCGCCTACTCCGATGCGCTGCATCAGGCCAAGGGTGAGCTGGTATGTTTGCGGATCGAAGGGTTGGCCGATGATCTGGAAGAGCTGTACACCCGCTACGGGATTGTCAGTCGGGCGGGGTATCGGTTGTCGCCGCTGGCCGAGGCGATGATCGAGCAGATCAAGGCGATTGATGCGGTGGGTGAGGAGGTTTGTTCACTCGAAAATTTAGCTGTCTGA
- a CDS encoding TonB-dependent receptor, whose amino-acid sequence MSPLNLASPLTPRRLKRLPLALLLAGSASWTHSYAADADTPPPAPAGKPAANGSQLETVTVTTRRREESSQDVPTPMSVVSGQTLETQRVYRIQDLQQLVPSVNVAYMHARQSSVSIRGLGNNPASDGLEGSVGLYIDNVYLGRPGMAVFDLMDIEQLEVLRGPQGTLFGKNTTAGVINISTRAPTFTPERSIETSFGEDGYFQTKGTISGPLNDQLAGRFSAYRTRSDGDIKNEYNGHDLNGGSRDGFRAQLLFKPNEDFNLRWIGDYNEEDSSAGTRVLYNTGPTINGVNLYQSRASAAGATLVNGSHRKVNLDNDQHVTVHQGGTSVEANWTLPSDFTLTSISSYRFWNFTPANDDGLNVAATYNAGVSVEDKQYSQEFRLASPKGEFFDYVVGAYYFGSDLDNKSFAYYGPQADIWNGTPRGALANVGSVGNGHIKTDSFALFAQGTWHLTERLDFTAGVRGTYEEKNAWVTRDAPVGGATVTGAAATARRGRTGAYDSGDLNQYSSSPSGLLNLSYRITDDLLGYATLSHGEKSGGVNLAVGSAPTAGADSLLIGTERANNAELGFKSTLWDRRLRLNANVFWTQVNAYQTNAYDDVNRVQYLTNAGSVRSRGVEFESTVIPLRGLTLNFNGSYNDVSYLSYKDAPCPPEISQAPGAPASCDLSGHQVVGASKWIGNANGEYKWNLANGFEPYVTASYAFRSKAVGTVEDSDYGQIPSYAVVNLSTGLRGDFNQGQWDVSLWLKNAFDKTYYTTLWTGGNGGYEGLLGTPRTLGVTGRYDF is encoded by the coding sequence ATGAGTCCGTTGAACCTTGCGTCACCCTTAACGCCACGACGGCTCAAACGCCTGCCTCTGGCCCTGTTGCTGGCGGGTAGTGCCAGCTGGACTCACAGCTACGCCGCCGACGCCGACACCCCGCCACCAGCGCCCGCCGGCAAACCCGCGGCCAACGGCTCGCAGCTGGAAACCGTGACCGTCACCACCCGCCGTCGCGAAGAAAGTTCGCAAGATGTGCCGACGCCGATGAGCGTGGTCAGCGGCCAGACGCTGGAGACCCAGCGGGTCTACCGGATTCAGGATTTGCAGCAACTGGTGCCGAGCGTCAACGTCGCCTACATGCACGCGCGCCAGTCCAGCGTGTCGATTCGCGGCCTGGGCAACAACCCGGCCAGTGACGGTCTGGAAGGCAGTGTCGGCCTGTACATCGATAACGTGTACCTGGGCCGTCCGGGGATGGCGGTGTTCGACCTGATGGACATCGAACAGCTCGAAGTCCTGCGCGGGCCGCAGGGCACGTTGTTCGGCAAGAACACCACCGCCGGGGTGATCAACATCAGCACCCGCGCACCGACGTTCACCCCTGAACGCAGCATCGAAACCTCGTTCGGCGAGGATGGTTATTTCCAGACCAAGGGCACGATTTCCGGGCCGCTCAACGATCAACTGGCCGGACGCTTTTCGGCCTATCGCACCCGCAGCGACGGCGACATCAAAAACGAATACAACGGCCATGACCTGAACGGTGGCTCGCGCGATGGCTTCCGTGCGCAGTTGCTGTTCAAGCCCAACGAAGACTTCAACCTGCGCTGGATCGGCGACTACAACGAAGAGGATTCCAGCGCCGGCACCCGCGTGCTGTACAACACCGGGCCGACCATCAATGGTGTCAACCTCTACCAATCGCGGGCCAGTGCCGCCGGTGCGACGCTGGTCAATGGCTCGCACCGCAAGGTCAATCTGGACAACGATCAGCACGTTACCGTGCATCAGGGCGGCACGTCGGTGGAGGCCAACTGGACGCTGCCGAGCGATTTCACCCTGACCTCGATCAGCTCCTATCGCTTCTGGAATTTCACCCCGGCCAACGACGACGGTCTCAACGTTGCGGCGACCTACAACGCCGGGGTCTCAGTGGAAGACAAACAGTACTCGCAGGAATTTCGTCTGGCCTCGCCCAAGGGCGAGTTCTTCGATTACGTGGTGGGCGCGTACTACTTCGGCTCGGATCTGGATAACAAATCCTTCGCCTATTACGGCCCGCAGGCCGACATCTGGAACGGCACGCCACGCGGTGCCCTGGCCAACGTCGGCAGCGTCGGCAACGGCCACATCAAGACCGACAGTTTCGCCCTGTTCGCCCAAGGCACCTGGCACCTTACCGAACGCCTGGATTTCACCGCCGGCGTGCGCGGCACCTATGAAGAGAAGAATGCCTGGGTCACCCGCGATGCGCCGGTCGGTGGCGCCACTGTCACCGGCGCAGCGGCCACGGCACGACGCGGACGCACTGGCGCCTACGATTCCGGCGATCTCAACCAGTACAGCTCCAGCCCCTCCGGATTGCTCAACCTCAGCTATCGCATCACCGATGATCTGCTCGGCTATGCCACGCTGTCCCACGGGGAAAAATCCGGTGGGGTGAACCTTGCGGTGGGGTCTGCTCCAACCGCTGGCGCTGACTCGCTGCTGATTGGCACCGAACGTGCGAACAACGCCGAACTCGGTTTCAAAAGCACCCTGTGGGACCGGCGTCTGCGGCTCAATGCCAACGTGTTCTGGACCCAGGTCAACGCCTACCAGACCAACGCTTACGACGACGTCAACCGCGTGCAATACCTGACCAACGCCGGTTCGGTGCGCTCGCGTGGCGTCGAATTTGAAAGCACGGTAATCCCGTTGCGCGGCCTGACCCTGAACTTCAACGGCTCGTACAACGACGTCAGCTACCTCTCGTACAAGGATGCGCCATGCCCACCGGAAATCAGCCAGGCACCGGGCGCGCCGGCCTCTTGCGACCTCAGCGGGCACCAGGTGGTCGGCGCGTCGAAATGGATCGGCAACGCCAACGGCGAATACAAATGGAATCTGGCCAACGGCTTCGAACCCTACGTCACCGCCAGCTACGCGTTCCGCTCGAAAGCGGTGGGCACGGTCGAGGATTCCGACTACGGGCAGATCCCGAGTTATGCGGTGGTCAACCTGTCCACCGGTCTGCGCGGCGATTTCAATCAGGGCCAGTGGGACGTTTCGCTGTGGCTGAAAAACGCCTTCGACAAGACCTATTACACGACCCTGTGGACCGGCGGCAACGGCGGTTATGAAGGCCTGCTCGGTACGCCGCGCACCCTCGGCGTTACCGGTCGCTACGACTTCTGA
- a CDS encoding MotA/TolQ/ExbB proton channel family protein, with translation MTLLASPLESIESAVIWLLVVFSVATWGLALLKAVQFGRLKAQDRKFHKRFWAASSLDSAAELSETQPGAAARVAQAGYAAIQVGEAPQANDLSQAINHQDRLERALRQQIVRERRSLETGLAVVASIGSTSPFIGLFGTVWGIMEALKGISAAGSASLETVAGPIGAALVATGVGIAVAVPAVLVYNYFLRRLKLTAADLDDFAHDFYSLAQKSSFRVLIHPTAHKVAAPGNAAKVKEAS, from the coding sequence ATGACGTTACTGGCCTCTCCACTGGAATCCATCGAAAGTGCGGTGATCTGGCTGCTGGTGGTTTTTTCCGTTGCCACCTGGGGACTGGCGCTGCTCAAGGCTGTGCAGTTCGGTCGTCTGAAGGCGCAGGATCGCAAGTTTCATAAACGTTTCTGGGCGGCGTCGAGTCTGGATTCAGCCGCGGAATTGAGTGAAACCCAGCCCGGCGCTGCCGCCCGGGTAGCACAGGCCGGTTACGCGGCGATCCAGGTGGGTGAGGCGCCGCAGGCCAATGACCTGAGCCAGGCGATCAACCATCAGGATCGATTGGAGCGTGCCTTGCGTCAGCAGATCGTTCGCGAACGCCGTTCGCTGGAAACCGGTCTGGCAGTGGTTGCGAGTATTGGCAGCACCTCGCCGTTCATTGGCCTGTTCGGCACGGTGTGGGGAATCATGGAAGCGCTCAAAGGCATCAGCGCGGCAGGCTCGGCGAGCCTGGAAACAGTCGCCGGTCCGATTGGCGCGGCACTGGTCGCCACCGGTGTGGGGATCGCCGTCGCGGTGCCGGCGGTGCTGGTTTACAACTACTTTTTGCGTCGTCTGAAACTGACGGCGGCGGACCTGGATGACTTCGCCCACGACTTCTACAGCCTGGCGCAAAAGAGCTCGTTCCGCGTGCTGATCCATCCGACGGCGCACAAGGTCGCAGCACCGGGCAACGCGGCAAAAGTGAAGGAGGCGTCCTGA
- a CDS encoding TauD/TfdA family dioxygenase, whose amino-acid sequence MSNAALAVKPAVHALEIHPVAGRIGAEIRGVHLSGELDAATVEAIQQALIQYKVVFFREQTQLDDQRQEAFAHLLGEPVAHPTVPVREGTRYLLELDGAEGQRANSWHTDVTFVDAYPKASILRSVVAPAFGGDTLWANTATAYNELPTELRELADKLVAVHSNEYDYAGAKPDVSAEKLERYRKIFTSTVYETEHPVVRVHPISGEKSLLLGHFVKRIKGYSQADSAHLFGLLQSHVIRQENTVRWRWKAGDVAIWDNRSTQHYAIDDYGTQDRIVRRVTLKGEVPVGVNGQRSQTIKGADIVGV is encoded by the coding sequence ATGAGCAATGCCGCACTCGCTGTAAAACCCGCTGTCCACGCGCTGGAAATTCACCCGGTGGCCGGCCGTATCGGCGCCGAGATCCGTGGTGTGCACCTGTCCGGTGAGCTGGATGCCGCCACGGTCGAAGCCATCCAGCAGGCGCTGATTCAGTACAAGGTGGTGTTCTTCCGCGAGCAGACCCAGCTCGACGATCAGCGCCAGGAAGCCTTCGCCCATCTGCTCGGCGAACCTGTGGCGCATCCCACCGTGCCGGTGCGCGAGGGCACGCGTTATCTGCTGGAACTGGACGGTGCCGAGGGCCAGCGCGCCAACTCCTGGCACACCGACGTGACCTTCGTCGACGCCTACCCGAAAGCCTCGATCCTGCGCTCGGTGGTGGCCCCGGCCTTTGGTGGCGACACCCTGTGGGCCAACACGGCGACTGCCTACAACGAACTGCCAACGGAGCTGCGTGAGCTGGCGGACAAACTGGTCGCCGTGCACAGCAACGAGTACGACTACGCTGGGGCCAAGCCGGACGTCTCGGCAGAGAAGCTTGAACGCTATCGCAAGATCTTCACTTCGACTGTTTACGAGACCGAGCACCCGGTGGTCCGCGTGCACCCGATCAGCGGCGAGAAGAGCTTGTTGCTGGGGCACTTCGTCAAACGTATCAAGGGTTATTCGCAAGCCGATTCGGCGCACTTGTTCGGCCTGTTGCAGAGCCATGTGATCCGTCAGGAAAACACCGTGCGCTGGCGCTGGAAGGCGGGCGATGTGGCGATCTGGGATAACCGTTCGACCCAGCATTATGCGATTGATGATTACGGCACTCAGGATCGCATCGTGCGGCGGGTGACGCTCAAGGGGGAGGTGCCGGTTGGGGTGAACGGGCAGCGTAGTCAAACCATTAAAGGCGCGGATATCGTCGGCGTTTGA